One region of Saliniramus fredricksonii genomic DNA includes:
- a CDS encoding SDR family NAD(P)-dependent oxidoreductase gives MEPLPRTPSFSLDGRRALVTGAGRGIGLAAACALAQAGASVDLVARSGDEITALAEALGKEGFAARAHALDVTDIDASAAFVAENGPYDILVNNAGMNRPAPLTEMTPADYDAVTDLNVRAAYFLMRAVVKGMITAGKGGSIINMSSQMGHVGGANRTVYCATKHAMEGFTKALAWEVGKEGIRVNTLCPTFIRTPMTAGMLADPAFEQSVVSKIALGRVGEAEDLMGAVVFLASDASRLVTGTSLLVDGGWTAQ, from the coding sequence ATGGAACCGCTGCCGCGCACCCCCTCCTTCTCCCTCGATGGAAGACGTGCCCTCGTGACCGGCGCCGGACGCGGCATCGGCCTCGCCGCCGCCTGTGCGCTGGCCCAGGCGGGCGCATCCGTCGATCTCGTGGCACGCAGCGGCGACGAGATCACCGCCCTCGCCGAGGCGCTCGGCAAGGAGGGCTTTGCGGCCCGCGCCCATGCGCTCGACGTCACCGATATCGATGCGAGCGCCGCCTTCGTTGCAGAAAACGGCCCTTATGACATCCTCGTCAACAATGCCGGCATGAACCGCCCTGCGCCGCTCACCGAGATGACACCCGCCGATTACGACGCGGTAACCGATCTGAACGTGCGCGCGGCCTATTTCCTGATGCGGGCGGTGGTGAAAGGCATGATCACCGCCGGCAAGGGCGGGTCGATCATCAACATGTCCTCGCAGATGGGGCATGTCGGCGGTGCGAATCGCACGGTTTATTGCGCCACGAAACACGCCATGGAGGGCTTCACCAAGGCGCTTGCCTGGGAGGTCGGCAAGGAGGGTATCCGCGTCAACACACTGTGCCCGACCTTCATCCGCACACCGATGACGGCGGGCATGCTGGCCGATCCCGCATTCGAGCAGAGCGTCGTGTCGAAGATCGCACTCGGTCGTGTCGGCGAGGCCGAGGACCTGATGGGCGCGGTGGTTTTTCTCGCCAGCGACGCCTCGCGCCTCGTCACGGGCACCTCGCTCCTGGTCGATGGCGGCTGGACGGCGCAATGA
- a CDS encoding pyridoxal-phosphate dependent enzyme, whose translation MAEGTGAGEPDPAGPAGDEHMLPGEEIAGEGGFGRGRRVHGVLSGRHRLSLPLRQVRYQRLSLRERARSMGVSRMCVLSDPGMAPGGIAWRSARGYARANHFFIEGCGIARLMQDSFANPWRGSGIAVDAPFPLDDAGDVARLLAACPAHAPTPLHEVPALATRAGVAQIFLKDERARMGLGSFKALGAAHAIARAASQNVQDNDWAHALSGWIYVTASAGQSRALGRCRCASVRGAGGDLSRTQRARGLRRTACGEGGAGGARRRDL comes from the coding sequence ATCGCGGAAGGCACGGGCGCAGGCGAGCCCGATCCCGCTGGTCCCGCCGGAGACGAGCACATGCTGCCCGGCGAAGAGATCGCCGGCGAAGGTGGCTTTGGTCGCGGGCGTCGCGTTCATGGCGTTCTCTCGGGTCGACATCGGCTGTCCCTGCCGTTGCGGCAGGTGCGGTATCAACGACTATCGTTGCGTGAGCGGGCCCGATCAATGGGCGTTTCGCGCATGTGCGTGTTGAGCGATCCCGGAATGGCGCCAGGCGGGATCGCATGGCGGAGCGCGCGCGGCTATGCTCGTGCGAACCACTTCTTCATCGAGGGATGCGGGATCGCGCGGCTCATGCAGGACAGTTTCGCCAATCCGTGGCGCGGCAGTGGAATCGCTGTCGATGCGCCGTTTCCGCTCGACGATGCCGGTGATGTCGCCCGCCTCCTCGCCGCTTGCCCGGCCCATGCGCCGACGCCGCTGCATGAGGTTCCCGCGCTCGCCACGCGCGCCGGCGTTGCACAGATCTTCCTCAAGGACGAGCGCGCCCGGATGGGGCTCGGCAGCTTCAAGGCGCTGGGTGCCGCCCATGCGATCGCGCGCGCAGCGTCGCAGAATGTGCAGGACAATGATTGGGCGCACGCGCTTTCCGGGTGGATCTACGTTACCGCGAGCGCAGGGCAATCACGGGCTCTCGGTCGCTGCCGGTGCGCGTCTGTTCGGGGCGCAGGCGGTGATCTATCTCGCACACAGCGTGCCCGAGGCCTTCGCCGAACGGCTTGCGGCGAAGGGGGCGCAGGTGGTGCGCGCAGGCGCGACCTATGA
- a CDS encoding IS256 family transposase, whose amino-acid sequence MTKTNMDLSELLAKHDQGDFLRSVAEAVLQLIMEADVEGLIGAGKHERSGERTTWRNGYRERALDTRLGTLNLRVPKLRQGSYFPGFLEARKTSEQALVAVIQEAWISGVSTRRVDELVQAMGLSGISKSTVSKLCKDIDERVGEFLNRPLTGEWPYLWLDATYLKVRQGGRIVPVAAIIAVAANTEGRREIIGLGIGPSEAETFWTEFLRSLRVRGLGGVRLVISDAHTGLKAAIARVFEATWQRCRVHWMRNALAHVSRGQHTVVAAAIRQAFDQPDRTHAGETWRKVAEQLRPRWPKLADLMDASEHDVLAYMSFPRQHRTKLHSTNPIERLNKEVKRRADVVGIFPNEASIMRLIGAVLFEQNDEWQTSSRYMMVEAFAQIDKEEIDPILSITTKAA is encoded by the coding sequence ATGACCAAGACGAACATGGACCTGTCCGAACTTCTGGCCAAGCACGATCAGGGAGACTTTCTGCGCAGCGTTGCCGAGGCCGTCCTGCAGCTGATCATGGAGGCGGATGTTGAAGGCCTGATCGGCGCTGGCAAGCACGAGCGCAGCGGCGAACGCACAACGTGGCGTAACGGGTATCGAGAGCGCGCTCTCGATACCCGTCTGGGCACGCTGAACCTGCGGGTTCCCAAGCTGCGTCAAGGCAGTTACTTCCCGGGCTTTCTCGAAGCGCGCAAGACCTCGGAACAGGCGCTGGTGGCCGTCATCCAGGAGGCGTGGATCAGTGGTGTCTCGACCCGTCGCGTCGATGAGCTGGTGCAGGCCATGGGGCTGAGCGGCATTTCGAAGAGCACGGTGTCGAAGCTGTGCAAGGACATCGACGAACGTGTCGGCGAGTTCCTGAACCGCCCGCTCACCGGCGAATGGCCCTATCTCTGGCTCGACGCCACCTATCTGAAGGTGCGCCAGGGCGGACGGATCGTACCAGTCGCCGCAATAATCGCCGTGGCCGCCAACACCGAGGGACGCCGTGAGATCATCGGCCTCGGTATCGGCCCGTCCGAGGCCGAGACATTCTGGACCGAGTTCCTTCGATCCCTGCGCGTTCGCGGCCTGGGGGGCGTCAGACTGGTCATCAGCGACGCGCATACAGGCCTCAAAGCCGCCATCGCCCGGGTCTTCGAAGCAACCTGGCAACGCTGTCGCGTCCACTGGATGCGCAACGCCCTGGCCCATGTCTCGCGTGGTCAGCATACTGTCGTCGCCGCTGCCATCCGACAGGCCTTCGATCAACCCGACCGCACCCATGCCGGCGAAACCTGGCGCAAGGTCGCAGAGCAACTGCGCCCGCGCTGGCCAAAACTGGCCGATCTCATGGATGCCAGCGAGCACGACGTGCTGGCCTACATGTCATTCCCGCGCCAGCATCGCACCAAACTGCACAGCACGAACCCAATTGAACGTCTGAACAAGGAGGTCAAGCGACGCGCCGACGTCGTCGGGATCTTCCCCAATGAAGCATCCATCATGCGTTTGATCGGCGCCGTGCTCTTCGAGCAGAATGACGAATGGCAGACATCAAGCCGCTACATGATGGTCGAGGCATTCGCACAGATCGACAAGGAAGAGATCGATCCCATCCTCAGCATAACCACAAAAGCCGCCTGA
- a CDS encoding TRAP transporter large permease, whose amino-acid sequence MEYLYIFLGLMIVLFALGVPIAVSIGLTCLAVLVIQGGWQAIPTELFALQMLRGLNNFPILAIPFFIFAASLMNVGSVTNRIFDFANALVGFIRGGLGHVNVVASMIFAGMSATAVADVAGIGQLEIKAMRERNYPMRFAAGITGAASIISPVIPPSIAMVVYGWLSGTSIAALFVAGVVPGVMIGIALMITCFVVSYWIEMPRSPRPQLMQLVRLFWRALPPLLTPLIIIGGIWTGIFTPTEAGAIACLYAMFLGFVVYRDVTFKDLIDVLARTVRFTSIIMFIIAIATFYGWLLVRLRIPQELAMMLMDLDVSLTVILIFIALFFLVIGCFMSVVEAVLIFTPIFMLTVQSLGIDPVFFGILMVITLSVGVITPPFGNVLFVLVEITGLRFEQVVMSVLPFLIPILAVIGLIILVPEIVTFLPGLIR is encoded by the coding sequence ATGGAGTACCTCTACATCTTCCTAGGCCTGATGATCGTCCTGTTTGCACTGGGCGTTCCCATCGCGGTCTCGATCGGCCTCACCTGCCTTGCGGTGCTCGTCATCCAGGGGGGCTGGCAGGCGATTCCGACGGAATTGTTCGCGCTTCAGATGCTGCGCGGGCTCAACAATTTCCCCATCCTCGCCATCCCCTTCTTCATCTTCGCCGCGTCTTTGATGAATGTGGGTTCGGTAACGAACCGCATCTTCGATTTCGCCAATGCACTCGTCGGCTTCATCCGGGGCGGGCTCGGCCATGTGAACGTCGTCGCCTCGATGATCTTCGCCGGCATGTCGGCCACCGCCGTGGCGGATGTGGCCGGCATCGGCCAGCTCGAGATCAAGGCGATGCGCGAGCGCAATTATCCGATGCGCTTCGCTGCCGGCATCACCGGCGCGGCCTCGATCATCAGCCCGGTGATCCCGCCCTCGATCGCCATGGTGGTCTATGGCTGGCTTTCGGGAACCTCGATCGCGGCGCTCTTCGTCGCCGGCGTGGTGCCCGGCGTGATGATCGGCATCGCCCTGATGATCACCTGTTTCGTCGTTTCCTACTGGATCGAGATGCCGCGCTCGCCACGCCCGCAGTTGATGCAGCTGGTGCGGCTGTTCTGGCGCGCCCTGCCGCCGCTGCTCACCCCGCTGATCATCATCGGCGGCATCTGGACCGGCATCTTCACCCCCACCGAGGCCGGCGCCATCGCCTGTCTCTATGCGATGTTCCTCGGCTTCGTGGTCTATCGCGACGTGACCTTCAAGGATCTGATCGACGTGCTCGCCCGCACCGTGCGGTTCACCTCGATCATCATGTTCATCATCGCCATCGCCACATTCTACGGCTGGTTGCTGGTGCGGCTGCGGATTCCGCAGGAACTGGCGATGATGCTGATGGATCTCGATGTCAGCCTGACCGTGATCCTGATCTTCATCGCGCTGTTCTTCCTCGTCATCGGCTGCTTCATGAGTGTGGTCGAGGCGGTTTTGATCTTCACGCCGATCTTCATGCTGACGGTGCAATCTCTGGGGATCGACCCGGTCTTCTTCGGCATCCTGATGGTGATCACGCTTTCGGTGGGCGTGATCACGCCACCATTCGGCAATGTGCTGTTCGTGCTCGTGGAGATCACGGGGCTGCGCTTCGAACAGGTGGTGATGTCGGTGCTGCCCTTCCTGATCCCGATCCTTGCGGTGATCGGCCTGATCATCCTGGTGCCTGAGATCGTCACCTTCCTGCCCGGACTTATCCGATGA
- a CDS encoding hydroxymethylglutaryl-CoA lyase yields the protein MMNRNAAYARRYGFPQRVRIVEVGPRDGLQAEPEFVATSDKIAMIDRLAAAGIREFEATSFVSPRAVPQLRDAAEVVAGVDRGRPIRLTTLVPNPRGAVAAAEAGVDAMVVFLSASESHNRKNVNRARAESLEGFREVVAIAREAGIKVQGAIATSFGCPFEGEVDVGAITDIAKAYAQMGITHVTLGDTTGMATPPLVAERCKALRREVPESEIALHFHNTRGIGLVNVHAGLAEGITIFESSIGGLGGCPFAPGATGNIATEDLVYMLHECGVETGIDAIAVTEAAAWMEGVMGRKLPGQAAKAGPRLKTSALDAVATACG from the coding sequence ATGATGAATCGCAACGCCGCATATGCGCGACGCTACGGCTTTCCGCAAAGGGTTCGTATCGTCGAGGTGGGCCCGCGCGACGGCTTGCAGGCCGAGCCGGAATTCGTGGCGACGTCAGACAAGATCGCGATGATCGACCGGCTTGCGGCAGCAGGCATACGCGAATTCGAAGCGACCTCCTTCGTCTCGCCCCGCGCCGTGCCGCAATTGCGCGACGCAGCCGAAGTCGTCGCCGGGGTGGATCGCGGGCGGCCCATCCGCCTCACCACGCTGGTGCCCAATCCGCGCGGCGCCGTGGCGGCGGCCGAGGCGGGTGTGGACGCAATGGTCGTCTTCCTCTCGGCTTCCGAGAGCCATAATCGTAAAAACGTCAACCGCGCGCGCGCCGAATCGCTGGAGGGCTTTCGCGAAGTCGTGGCGATCGCCCGCGAGGCCGGCATCAAGGTCCAGGGCGCCATCGCGACCAGCTTCGGCTGCCCTTTCGAGGGGGAGGTGGATGTCGGTGCGATCACCGATATCGCGAAGGCCTATGCGCAGATGGGCATCACCCATGTGACGCTGGGCGATACCACCGGCATGGCGACGCCGCCGCTCGTGGCGGAGCGCTGCAAGGCCCTGCGCAGGGAGGTGCCGGAATCCGAGATCGCCCTGCATTTCCACAACACGCGCGGCATCGGCCTCGTCAATGTGCATGCGGGGCTGGCAGAGGGGATCACGATCTTCGAATCCTCCATCGGCGGGCTCGGCGGCTGCCCCTTCGCGCCGGGCGCCACAGGCAACATCGCCACGGAGGATCTCGTCTACATGCTGCATGAATGCGGGGTCGAGACCGGCATCGACGCCATCGCCGTCACCGAGGCCGCCGCCTGGATGGAGGGGGTGATGGGACGCAAGCTCCCCGGTCAGGCGGCGAAGGCAGGCCCGCGGCTGAAGACCAGCGCGTTGGATGCCGTCGCCACGGCCTGCGGGTGA
- a CDS encoding IS110 family transposase, which produces MDNISIIGLDLAKRVFQAHGARADGSVGFRKKLGRSQVLGFFAKQPRCIVAMEACATAHEWGRAIGELGHEVRLIPPIYVKPFVKRQKNDAADAEAIAEAAGRPTMRFVAVKSEAQQAKAMAFRTRDLLVKQRTQLINALRGHLAEHGLIAPQGPAHVKVLADALEAAGSRLETLVIELGRLYLEQIELLSGRIADLDKVLKREAAREEDTARLMTMPGVGPLTAMAVQTFAPPMETFRRGRDFAAWTGLVPVQRSTGGKQILGRTSKMGQRDIRRLLIIGAMSVVRWAVRKGAPEGSWLARMLARKPRMVVAIALANKMARGIWAMSTRGENFRGPVAAV; this is translated from the coding sequence ATGGACAACATTAGCATCATCGGCCTTGACCTCGCAAAGCGGGTCTTCCAGGCGCACGGCGCGCGAGCGGACGGTAGCGTCGGCTTCCGCAAGAAGCTGGGTCGCTCGCAGGTTCTCGGCTTCTTTGCCAAGCAGCCGCGCTGCATCGTTGCTATGGAAGCGTGTGCGACGGCCCACGAGTGGGGCCGCGCGATCGGCGAGCTCGGTCACGAGGTCCGCCTGATCCCGCCGATCTACGTCAAGCCGTTCGTCAAGCGGCAGAAGAACGACGCGGCCGACGCAGAGGCGATAGCCGAGGCGGCGGGTCGCCCGACCATGCGCTTCGTCGCGGTCAAATCCGAGGCGCAGCAGGCGAAGGCGATGGCTTTCCGGACGCGGGACCTCCTCGTCAAGCAGCGCACGCAGCTCATCAACGCACTGCGGGGCCACCTCGCCGAGCACGGCCTCATAGCGCCGCAGGGGCCGGCTCATGTCAAGGTGCTGGCGGACGCGCTGGAGGCAGCCGGCTCGCGTCTCGAGACGCTCGTGATCGAGCTGGGGCGCCTCTATCTCGAGCAGATCGAACTGCTCTCCGGCAGGATCGCGGATCTCGACAAGGTGCTGAAGCGCGAAGCGGCGCGGGAAGAAGACACCGCACGACTGATGACCATGCCTGGCGTGGGCCCGCTGACTGCGATGGCGGTCCAGACCTTCGCCCCGCCGATGGAGACGTTCAGGCGTGGACGCGACTTCGCAGCCTGGACGGGGCTCGTCCCTGTCCAGCGATCGACCGGTGGGAAGCAGATCCTCGGACGAACGTCCAAGATGGGGCAGCGCGACATACGGCGTCTCCTGATCATCGGCGCGATGTCGGTGGTCCGCTGGGCCGTCAGGAAGGGCGCGCCGGAAGGCAGTTGGCTCGCACGCATGCTGGCCCGCAAGCCACGCATGGTCGTCGCCATCGCGCTGGCCAATAAGATGGCGCGCGGGATCTGGGCGATGTCGACGCGGGGAGAGAACTTCAGGGGTCCGGTCGCCGCGGTCTGA
- a CDS encoding TRAP transporter substrate-binding protein, producing the protein MLHTLKKTIPAATVAGLFALGALGVSDAQAQQIEIHNTMSAGGSEEAALQRFQEIIAERSDGRLGVDIYLGGQLGNETDVLQLLSLGQTQMALTGGAFMGEYAADYDAVSVPFVFPSWDAVEHYIMETESGEALQAAALERGNLVYLGPQMRAFRHMTSAKPINSPDDLDGLTMRLPQIPVWVDVWEELGVQAVVIPAPDIYLAMRTGQVEAHENSLASPYTRQMWEVQDYIITTAHLSFPWHWVASASWWDGLSEDDRAMVLEAVEEARQHGIAVEMERDEYYREALIERGMEFIDVDQGPFREKAAPAVERALADKADSVMGDIDAAIAATQ; encoded by the coding sequence ATGCTACATACTCTGAAAAAGACCATCCCCGCCGCTACGGTCGCCGGCCTGTTCGCCCTCGGTGCACTTGGCGTCAGCGATGCGCAGGCGCAGCAGATCGAGATCCACAATACGATGAGCGCCGGCGGCTCGGAAGAAGCCGCCCTGCAGCGCTTCCAGGAAATCATCGCCGAGCGTTCCGACGGTCGTCTGGGCGTTGACATCTATCTCGGCGGCCAGCTCGGCAACGAAACCGACGTGTTGCAGCTGCTCAGCCTCGGCCAGACCCAGATGGCGCTGACCGGCGGCGCCTTCATGGGTGAATACGCCGCCGATTACGACGCCGTCTCGGTGCCCTTCGTCTTCCCCAGCTGGGATGCGGTCGAGCACTACATCATGGAAACGGAATCCGGCGAGGCGCTTCAGGCGGCAGCACTGGAGCGCGGCAATCTCGTCTATCTCGGGCCCCAGATGCGCGCCTTCCGCCACATGACCTCGGCCAAGCCGATCAACTCGCCCGACGATCTCGACGGCCTGACCATGCGCCTGCCGCAGATCCCCGTCTGGGTGGATGTCTGGGAAGAGCTCGGCGTGCAGGCGGTCGTCATCCCCGCGCCGGATATCTATCTCGCCATGCGCACCGGCCAGGTCGAGGCGCACGAGAACTCGCTCGCCTCGCCCTATACCCGCCAGATGTGGGAGGTGCAGGACTATATCATCACCACGGCGCATCTCTCCTTCCCCTGGCACTGGGTCGCCTCCGCCTCCTGGTGGGATGGTCTCAGCGAGGATGATCGCGCCATGGTGCTCGAAGCGGTCGAGGAAGCGCGCCAGCACGGCATCGCCGTGGAGATGGAGCGTGACGAATACTACCGCGAGGCGCTTATCGAACGTGGCATGGAGTTCATCGACGTCGATCAGGGCCCCTTCCGCGAGAAGGCCGCTCCCGCCGTCGAACGGGCACTGGCCGACAAGGCCGATAGCGTGATGGGCGACATCGACGCCGCCATCGCCGCGACGCAGTAA
- a CDS encoding GntR family transcriptional regulator, with protein sequence MNEASMTGEAAQAGLSEGGGRAQDIYERLRDDLLALRLVPGERLSERNLERRLGASRTPIREALMRLEAEGLVQRGEGGLRVAPLDLDELLEVFELRIETEALAVRLACSRADHARLDALQARMDGVLADPSPDAWYAIGTDYHIELAALSGNRFVHRSVRDAVTRIARARWLMASSEAGRCAAHREHSAIVAMIRDNRPDEAEAAIRAHIGIVRDSLVTAMREEHRGWKARGVQMMMGQG encoded by the coding sequence TTGAACGAAGCATCCATGACGGGCGAAGCCGCACAGGCCGGTCTATCGGAGGGGGGCGGACGGGCGCAGGACATCTATGAAAGATTGCGCGACGATCTGCTCGCGCTGCGTCTCGTGCCGGGCGAGCGGCTCTCCGAGCGCAATCTCGAGCGCCGGCTCGGCGCCTCGCGCACGCCGATCCGCGAGGCGCTGATGCGGCTCGAAGCGGAGGGGCTGGTGCAACGCGGCGAGGGCGGGCTGCGCGTGGCGCCGCTCGATCTGGACGAGTTGCTCGAGGTTTTCGAATTGCGCATCGAGACCGAGGCGCTCGCCGTGCGGCTCGCCTGCAGCCGCGCCGATCATGCCCGGCTCGATGCCTTGCAGGCACGCATGGACGGCGTCCTCGCCGATCCCTCCCCTGATGCCTGGTACGCGATCGGCACCGATTACCATATCGAGCTCGCCGCATTGTCCGGCAATCGCTTCGTGCATCGCAGCGTGCGCGACGCCGTGACCCGCATCGCCCGGGCGCGCTGGCTGATGGCGAGTTCCGAAGCGGGGCGCTGCGCCGCCCATCGCGAGCACAGCGCCATCGTGGCGATGATCCGCGACAACCGCCCCGACGAGGCCGAGGCGGCGATTCGCGCCCATATCGGCATCGTGCGCGACAGCCTCGTTACCGCCATGCGCGAGGAGCATCGCGGCTGGAAGGCGCGTGGCGTGCAGATGATGATGGGGCAGGGATAA
- a CDS encoding TRAP transporter small permease: MLDRIDRLETRVARLFELVAVVMMLILVGVIAWSVFGRQVLRISVPWSEEIGAGLLAWMVMLGSAAAWSRRRHIAIDVLLRRVGLTARWILSIFIELASLSLFVIIFAGAAGMMRSSAHMATTALGISYTWLYLALALGVGAMIVFSLLHLVRLLIRGRAMVADLDAGLEWSTSTSS; encoded by the coding sequence ATGCTGGACAGGATCGACCGGCTCGAAACCCGCGTCGCGCGGTTGTTCGAACTCGTCGCCGTGGTGATGATGCTGATCCTCGTCGGCGTGATCGCCTGGTCGGTCTTCGGGCGTCAGGTGCTGCGGATATCGGTGCCCTGGTCCGAGGAGATCGGCGCCGGGTTGCTCGCCTGGATGGTGATGCTGGGCTCGGCCGCTGCCTGGTCGCGCCGTCGCCATATCGCGATCGACGTGCTTTTGCGCCGGGTCGGGCTGACGGCCCGCTGGATCCTGAGCATCTTCATCGAGCTCGCCTCGCTGTCGCTCTTCGTGATCATCTTCGCCGGCGCCGCAGGCATGATGCGCTCCAGCGCGCATATGGCGACGACGGCGCTCGGTATCAGCTATACCTGGCTGTATCTCGCCCTCGCGCTGGGTGTCGGCGCGATGATCGTCTTTTCCCTTCTGCATCTCGTGCGCCTGCTGATACGCGGGCGCGCCATGGTCGCCGATCTCGACGCGGGGCTCGAATGGAGTACCTCTACATCTTCCTAG
- a CDS encoding SDR family oxidoreductase, translating to MMFSLGHRTALVTGASRGLGRAIAQALAQAGAHVIVNGRDADRLAPVVETISEAGGRAQACAFDIANAAGREAALADLAGAGQTIDILVNNVGRRHRGPVSAIDHAAFLDLLDADLAAPYALTRALVPAMMARGAGRIINICSIAGPRARPNDAAYTAAKGGLAALTRAMAMEFAPHGVLVNGIAPGFFATETNAAMTRDPGVQRFVEEHIPLGRWGEPHEIAGAAVFLASDAASYVNGHILTVDAGLSASF from the coding sequence ATGATGTTTTCTCTCGGCCATCGCACCGCCCTCGTCACCGGCGCCTCGCGTGGGTTGGGCCGGGCGATTGCGCAAGCGCTGGCACAGGCGGGCGCGCATGTGATCGTCAACGGGCGGGATGCGGACCGGCTCGCGCCGGTGGTCGAGACGATCAGCGAAGCGGGCGGGCGCGCGCAGGCCTGCGCCTTCGACATCGCCAATGCGGCTGGGCGCGAGGCTGCGCTGGCGGATCTCGCCGGGGCGGGCCAAACGATCGATATCCTCGTCAACAATGTCGGGCGCCGCCATCGCGGGCCCGTCAGCGCGATTGACCATGCCGCCTTTCTCGATCTGCTCGATGCCGATCTCGCCGCGCCCTATGCCCTCACCCGGGCGCTCGTCCCGGCCATGATGGCGCGGGGCGCAGGACGGATCATCAATATCTGTTCGATCGCCGGCCCGCGCGCACGCCCCAACGACGCCGCCTATACGGCTGCGAAGGGCGGGCTCGCTGCTCTCACACGCGCCATGGCGATGGAATTTGCCCCCCATGGCGTGCTCGTCAACGGCATCGCGCCCGGCTTCTTCGCGACCGAGACCAACGCGGCGATGACCCGCGATCCCGGGGTGCAGCGTTTCGTGGAGGAACACATCCCGCTCGGCCGCTGGGGGGAACCGCACGAGATCGCCGGTGCTGCGGTCTTTCTCGCCAGCGACGCCGCATCCTATGTCAACGGCCACATCCTGACCGTGGATGCCGGCCTCTCGGCCTCGTTCTGA
- a CDS encoding CaiB/BaiF CoA transferase family protein gives MPDLKQPLDGIRVVDLTRVLSGPFCSMLLGDMGAEVIKVEPPGKGDPVRGQGTLKDGLSWYFASFNRNKKSVTLDLYADEGKALLAELIRDADVLVDNFRPGVLAKMGFDKARLDTLNPRLVTANISGYGSTGPMADLPAFDFIIQAMSGFMSVNGRADQEPMRSGQPITDLVGGLYAAFGIVCALRARDLNGRGQHVESALMNGILSFMAYLASEHLLTGQLPLRTGNNHPLVAPYGLYKASDGEVAVAASNDVVLRKFMRTIGLEDLLDDPRYDDNTKRFPLRDELKEIIDARMQDESQAHWIAALNAAGVPSGKVQDLGEVFADPQVAAQEMVISVDHPGHGDVRMLGFPVKLSETPCEARLPAPELGAHDEEILGPLRARLAQRSG, from the coding sequence ATGCCGGATCTGAAGCAACCCCTCGACGGCATCCGCGTCGTCGATCTCACCCGTGTGCTGTCCGGCCCGTTCTGCTCGATGCTGCTCGGCGATATGGGCGCGGAGGTGATCAAGGTCGAGCCGCCCGGCAAGGGCGATCCGGTGCGCGGGCAGGGTACGCTGAAGGACGGCCTGTCCTGGTATTTCGCCTCCTTCAACCGGAATAAAAAATCCGTCACGCTTGATCTCTACGCAGATGAGGGAAAGGCGCTGCTGGCCGAACTGATCCGCGACGCGGATGTCCTCGTCGACAATTTCCGCCCCGGCGTGCTCGCGAAGATGGGTTTCGACAAGGCGCGGCTCGACACGCTCAATCCCCGGCTCGTCACGGCCAATATCAGCGGTTATGGCAGCACCGGGCCGATGGCGGATCTGCCCGCCTTCGATTTCATCATCCAGGCAATGAGCGGCTTCATGAGCGTCAACGGGCGCGCCGATCAGGAGCCGATGCGCTCGGGCCAGCCGATCACCGATCTCGTGGGCGGGCTCTATGCCGCTTTCGGCATCGTCTGTGCCCTGCGTGCGCGTGATCTCAACGGGCGCGGCCAGCATGTGGAGAGCGCGCTGATGAACGGCATTCTCTCCTTCATGGCCTATCTGGCGAGCGAGCACCTGCTCACCGGCCAGCTTCCGCTGCGCACCGGCAACAACCATCCCCTCGTCGCGCCCTACGGGCTCTACAAGGCAAGCGACGGCGAGGTCGCGGTGGCGGCCAGCAACGATGTCGTTTTGCGCAAGTTCATGCGCACGATCGGCCTCGAAGATCTGCTCGACGATCCCCGCTACGACGACAATACCAAGCGCTTTCCCCTGCGCGACGAACTCAAGGAAATCATCGACGCGCGCATGCAGGACGAGAGCCAGGCGCACTGGATCGCGGCCCTCAACGCCGCCGGCGTACCCAGCGGCAAGGTGCAGGATCTCGGCGAGGTCTTCGCCGATCCGCAGGTCGCGGCACAGGAAATGGTGATCTCGGTCGATCATCCCGGCCATGGCGACGTGCGCATGCTCGGCTTTCCCGTCAAGCTCAGCGAGACGCCATGCGAGGCACGCCTGCCGGCACCCGAGCTCGGCGCGCATGACGAAGAGATTCTCGGCCCCCTGCGCGCACGTCTCGCGCAGCGGTCCGGGTGA